One segment of Mesoplodon densirostris isolate mMesDen1 chromosome 6, mMesDen1 primary haplotype, whole genome shotgun sequence DNA contains the following:
- the LOC132492635 gene encoding S-adenosylmethionine decarboxylase proenzyme-like: protein MEAAHFFEGTEKLLEVWFSWQQPDANQGSGHLHTIPRHKWDILLKDSRVINQPDQTLEILMSELDPAVMDQCYMKYGITAKDVTHESRICDLIPGSVIDATLFDPCGYSMNGMKSDGTYWTIHITPEPEFCVSFETNLSQTSYDDLIRKVVEVFKPGKFVTTLFADQSSKCHTVLSLPQKTESFKGLDCQSALFSDYNFVFTSFAKKHQQQQS from the exons ATGGAAGCTGCACATTTTTTCGAAGGGACCGAGAAGCTGCTGGAGGTTTGGTTCTCCTGGCAGCAACCTGACGCAAACCAAGGATCTGGGCATCTTCACACCATCCCAAGACACAAGTGGGACATACTTCTGAAGGAT AGTCGAGTAATCAATCAGCCAGATCAAACCCTGGAAATTCTGATGAGTGAGCTTGACCCAGCAGTTATGGACCAGTGCTACATGAAATATGGTATTACTGCAAAGGATGTCACTCATGAGAGTAGAATTTGTGATCTGATACCAGGTTCTGTCATTGATGCCACACTGTTCGATCCTTGTGGGTATTCAATGAATGGAATGAAATCAGATGGAACTTACTGGACTATCCACATCACTCCAGAACCAGAATTTTGTGTTAGCTTTGAAACAAATTTAAGTCAGACCTCCTATGATGACCTGATCAGGAAAGTTGTGGAAGTCTTCAAGCCAGGAAAATTTGTGACCACCTTGTTTGCAGATCAGAGttctaaatgtcacacagtgCTTTCTTTGCCCCAGAAGACTGAAAGTTTTAAAGGTCTTGATTGCCAGAGTGCTCTATTCAGTGATTACAATTTTGTTTTTACCAGTTTTGCTAAGAAGCAtcaacaacagcagagttga